From one Oncorhynchus clarkii lewisi isolate Uvic-CL-2024 chromosome 6, UVic_Ocla_1.0, whole genome shotgun sequence genomic stretch:
- the LOC139410761 gene encoding zinc finger protein 462-like isoform X2: protein MEEDSGHLDKSDQMTHGQPASQQSMSPSQSFQCNHCVLLFKSKYFLLEHMKKVHGIDVDPSQNDGSSNPSESSTQPHSSTLYNNSEESFSCRHCMFTSSSWPVIIKHERTNHKVLVKGPGKGRTLKTQKLYLRGKLLNVKVPLPGNKNQHNVSRLQCKQGEVGRLNFPKSKSTSKTINIPSSSLLLENLQTQVGSSKNISKFKIAHGSSLNSSQLKLPNLSRPSRAHDVTLVSHVPFLSYDQDGGKGVSKVTEERSHTESEQKGSHCCSLCNFSATWLEDLHTHQRSEHSYLFYSMGLSLLDGTASEQRDPKPETYNEMPLTEPLDNATKKRMHDDTALSPAKKKIKTSPESTVIQSKLSGGTAFTFEVSEDEEEGDAWRTELDASGTEKDEHDQLENRESRDKHKILYRCKHCDYNHRSSRSLSTHYQRMHPYIRYDFQYIINPDDWTATFRCLECPVEFATPDDLKKHYRDHHPEAPDVFMMRSNQLDLVYKCFACPFTISNGKYLKPHYKNKHPKLKMSSPLMYCSFTAKPSKNEPSKSHLGQTSSLKNAEVVSPERSLTPCKETVHINSTPPKECSASMEVDEELYHCKHCAFSNKSVVVVLAHFQKSHPKAGLTIDDIKQESLATSREAKDETQSSPQNMVLEPFKLPEVKSPNTSLFKPDVAQDDVENMFFCQHCNYGNLTVRGVLNHQRSRHSDLNATVEQIHFHTAEVHSQSKVSHSTPLQKDLAQEHVIKPFKLPEVKSPNTSPPISNVSLADESLYFCQFCGYCNPTVRGVMNHQKLRHSTRKSTAERIIKHTAAIRSNPKVRGVLNHQKLRHSTRKSTAKRIIKHTAAIRSNLKLRGVLNHQKLRQSHLKVTANKVIKHTAEAHVQSEKLQSTGFDSSNSSLKSTVENEIADLFFCQYCNYGNPRAIGVLNHQKLRHRCLQTSTSQILQYTSELRSQKDKPQSAEFDSSLLTSDIGNETGNLFFCQFCNYGHPSMRGMLNHQKRRHSELQTTPGDIFRHTAEVGGQTEESKKSKGVNLTKSSHILPLPLVTEEAVLFCQLCNYSNRTMRVVVEHQRKRHPDLKATAKQILEYTAMILSQTSKSPNSSFLTSDVVQEELEKFFCQYCDYNNPTVRGIFNHQSKMHCDLETNAAQILRHTVVVREQTKKSQPKAVNSPNSPHLLSHPLLKDEVEHVFFCQLCNYSSSTVMGVLNHKRKRHLDMKPTAKQILEYTATVLGQMSNSHPVRRNSLNSSQEEERKLFYCQHCDYDNPTVRGVLNHQKLRHSDLKGTADQVVRYTAIVPGPNKKSTMQQPNRSSMKASQSRKQKAALLRSLKCRKCSYTTPHIYLLKRHLRNNHQEKAPITTIIHWAYQDGHLQEGYHCEWCACSHTDAKGLLRHYRQRHPEKKTGLESIILRLHAGPKTSRSKKTKPNPEHNEKHDQIILRFGDVPKTTSSFQTGGGDTQVYPCRACPFKATSMGGISSHYHAVHPWSVKEDGSVLDVISSRQTQEPEVHEQLDVHETLSSSETYRCPVCSGEFNTLHGMSTHCGKKHPEYDLKVHEQLGVHETPKPNQRYRCPVCSGEFNNLHGMLTHCGKKHPEYDTSTYEREPEAEPSTSEGTLVFKCSICPYVNSHAHGVLTHCQMRHPAVKARTERLEQEIVHFTDPNECLKVRSGKRMGLAGFRCNMCPVIHAKFKKLKAHYEMDHKRSAANIFKPALKQSAAIKKQLLSKYRGSQTSIAQAAILKNGKSIVKCHLCKYLCATKKGLACHLRINHSTVAPIEGKEFSYKCALCSYTTLICKYLAAHYRRQHGNAAFTNHFVPAFRPHRVLLNSPDHKASLSQETKSPGEKISCSRCFFQCLSEKGLVSHYAICHPGVSPSKHKSSKLSPNNTVQSPPKPRNHPQQHKPVCKLFDPQCEKGKALLPVKCKKCVKLSFNSNLLLSIHYTNFHNEDFTQDFTILSKTSEDGTEFYRCGYCNLQIQGSADLCSHLDHHNEEFQKLTNGQKRKQRLSDPPPKTKPVKERQELPEVLTAEESDSHWIVTQVESVTTGMGPLVSPSPVPSTTEPEGGSVGEECSHCGRTFMSLKGLRSHERSHAATAALKRLDNVPHQQKQMFDRHIRHRPGTTRPFHCGLCRYRTTILSLLKNHLLKVHGAQDPSKNLPSSVTGSENKEHTLRAAEETQNLLEPQEGNQMSDDSEESDLTEKPVYSEPPDVQRQLIHYRQVAQAKASSSPPSPQTTSTTQDGLLVCEFCIYTSTHIKSMRRHYINRHNGKRLVRCKDCSFFTGFRKKLDMHIETAHAGSPTEAPKELHCPLCLYHTKNKNRMIDHIVLHREQPVAPIEVRRPTLSRYLEGIVFRCHKCTFTSSSDKKLLLHMLKHDDIKPYKCRLCYFDCTQLSELEAHLCDKHQVVRNHELVGQVHLEELETRLSRVNGEGEQFMNCEETQGQQDEVNKDGNKEVAENTAQNSEFQDFSNDENQEGQYKQSHEKVEEHLMDCEEENQEPGEMDIEEQNIQYHEMPVLKDEACNYHKMPVLENEEGKEEMHSNHGATQENEEEAVKTDHLKPECDNKPEQGSEQDEKYEESPKSGEKQDHEVEENNKENGNISSPKDAATTLKMIPVTRNEKALSCELCGRTLMNSTDLERHVMRHGL from the exons atggaggaag ATTCCGGGCACCTCGACAAGTCTGATCAAATGACCCACGGTCAACCAGCCTCTCAACAATCCATGTCTCCAAGTCAGTCATTCCAGTGTAACCATTGTGTCCTCCTATTCAAATCAAAATATTTCCTCCTGGAACACATGAAGAAGGTGCATGGCATTGATGTGGATCCTTCACAAAATGATGGGAGTTCTAATCCCTCAGAGAGTTCCACACAACCTCACAGTAGCACTCTCTACAACAATTCAGAGGAGAGTTTCTCTTGCCGGCATTGTATGTTTACATCTTCCAGTTGGCCTGTTATTATCAAACATGAAAGAACAAATCACAAGGTTTTGGTAAAGGGTCCTGGTAAGGGCAGGACCCTGAAAACACAGAAACTGTATTTAAGGGGCAAGCTGCTTAATGTCAAAGTGCCACTGCCAGGGAATAAGAACCAACACAATGTGTCAAGACTCCAATGCAAACAAGGGGAAGTGGGGAGATTGAATTTCCCCAAATCCAAGTCTACCTCAAAAACCATAAACATTCCTAGCTCTAGTCTATTGCTGGAGAACCTGCAAACTCAAGTGGGATCCTCTAAAAATATTTCCAAATTCAAAATTGCGCATGGGTCATCTTTAAATTCCTCACAACTGAAGTTGCCCAACCTCTCAAGGCCATCACGTGCGCATGATGTGACCCTCGTGTCACATGTGCCTTTCCTTAGCTATGACCAAGACGGTGGTAAAGGTGTCTCTAAAGTAACAGAAGAGAGATCTCATACAGAAAGTGAACAGAAGGGCTCTCACTGCTGCTCACTCTGCAACTTTTCTGCAACTTGGCTAGAAGATCTTCACACTCACCAGCGAAGTGAGCACAGTTACCTTTTTTACAGCATGGGGCTAAGTCTGCTGGACGGAACAGCGTCAGAACAGCGGGATCCAAAACCTGAAACGTATAATGAAATGCCACTAACAGAGCCATTGGATAATGCCACCAAGAAGAGGATGCATGATGACACCGCTTTGAGTCCTGCTAAGAAAAAGATCAAAACGAGCCCTGAAAGTACAGTCATCCAAAGCAAGCTGTCAGGGGGCACTGCTTTCACATTTGAGGTTAgcgaggatgaagaggagggggaTGCCTGGAGAACTGAACTAGATGCCTCAGGAACTGAAAAAGATGAGCACGATCAATTGGAAAATAGAGAAAGCAGggacaaacacaaaatactttatcGTTGCAAACATTGTGACTACAATCACAGGTCATCTCGCAGTTTGAGCACCCATTACCAGAGAATGCACCCATACATCAGGTATGACTTTCAGTACATCATTAATCCAGATGATTGGACTGCCACCTTCCGTTGCTTGGAGTGTCCTGTTGAGTTTGCCACCCCCGATGACCTCAAGAAGCACTATAGGGATCATCACCCAGAAGCTCCAGATGTGTTCATGATGCGATCAAATCAGCTTGATTTGGTGTACAAGTGCTTTGCCTGCCCATTCACCATTTCTAATGGCAAATACTTGAAACCCCATTACAAAAACAAACATCCAAAACTGAAAATGAGCAGTCCTTTAATGTACTGCAGTTTTACTGCCAAGCCTTCTAAAAACGAACCCTCTAAATCACATTTAGGGCAAACCTCCAGCCTAAAGAATGCAGAGGTTGTCTCTCCTGAGAGGTCTCTGACCCCATGTAAAGAAACTGTTCATATCAACTCTACACCCCCAAAAGAATGTTCTGCTTCCATGGAAGTGGATGAGGAACTGTACCACTGCAAACATTGTGCCTTCAGCAATAAGTCAGTGGTTGTTGTGCTTGCCCACTTCCAAAAAAGCCATCCGAAGGCAGGATTGACAATTGATGACATAAAACAAGAATCTCTTGCCACTTCCAGGGAAGCTAAGGACGAAACACAGTCGTCTCCTCAAAATATGGTTTTGGAACCATTCAAACTCCCAGAAGTAAAGTCCCCCAACACGTCCCTCTTTAAACCCGATGTTGCACAGGATGATGTAGAGAACATGTTTTTCTGCCAGCATTGCAACTATGGCAACCTCACAGTGAGGGGGGTGTTGAATCACCAAAGGTCAAGACACAGTGATCTCAATGCTACTGTTGAACAGATCCATTTCCATACTGCGGAGGTTCATAGTCAAAGCAAGGTGTCACATAGCACTCCCCTCCAAAAAGATTTAGCACAGGAACATGTTATAAAGCCATTCAAACTCCCAGAAGTTAAGTCTCCTAACACATCCCCTCCCATATCCAATGTTTCGCTGGCAGATGAGAGTTTGTATTTCTGCCAGTTTTGTGGCTATTGCAACCCCACAGTGAGAGGCGTTATGAATCATCAGAAGTTGAGACACAGTACTCGTAAGTCAACTGCTGAACGGATCATTAAACATACTGCTGCGATTCGTAGCAACCCCAAAGTGAGAGGGGTTTTGAATCATCAGAAGTTAAGACACAGTACTCGTAAGTCAACTGCTAAACGGATCATTAAACATACTGCTGCGATTCGTAGCAACCTCAAATTGAGAGGGGTTTTGAATCATCAGAAGTTAAGACAGAGTCATCTCAAGGTGACTGCTAATAAGGTCATCAAGCACACTGCTGAGGCTCATGTTCAAAGTGAAAAGCTTCAGTCTACTGGATTTGACTCATCAAACTCTTCTCTCAAATCCACTGTTGAGAACGAGATAGCTGACTTGTTTTTTTGCCAGTACTGCAACTATGGCAACCCCAGAGCTATAGGGGTTTTGAATCATCAGAAATTAAGACATCGTTGTCTTCAGACATCAACTAGTCAGATCCTTCAATATACATCTGAGCTTCGTAGTCAGAAAGATAAACCTCAGTCTGCTGAATTtgactcctctctcctcacatctGATATTGGAAATGAGACAGGTAACTTGTTTTTCTGCCAATTTTGCAACTATGGGCATCCCTCAATGAGAGGAATGTTGAATCATCAAAAGAGAAGACACAGTGAACTCCAAACAACACCTGGCGACATCTTCAGGCATACTGCTGAGGTTGGAGGGCAAACCGAAGAATCCAAAAAGTCTAAGGGAGTCAACCTGACAAAGTCTTCTCACATCTTACCTCTTCCTCTTGTGACAGAAGAGGCTGTGTTATTCTGTCAGCTTTGCAACTATAGCAATCGAACCATGAGGGTGGTTGTGGAACATCAAAGGAAAAGACACCCAGATCTTAAAGCAACTGCTAAACAAATCCTTGAATATACCGCTATGATTTTGTCCCAAACTAGCAAATCGCCTAACTCCTCTTTCTTAACATCTGATGTTGTCCAAGAAGAGTTAGAGAAGTTCTTCTGCCAATATTGTGACTATAACAATCCCACAGTGAGGGGGATTTTTAATCATCAAAGTAAAATGCATTGTGATCTCGAAACAAATGCTGCGCAGATCTTAAGGCATACTGTTGTCGTCCGAGAGCAAACTAAAAAATCTCAGCCAAAAGCAGTGAACTCACCTAACTCTCCTCACCTCTTGTCTCATCCTCTTTTGAAGGACGAGGTTGAACACGTGTTTTTCTGTCAGCTTTGCAACTATAGCAGTTCAACGGTGATGGGGGTTTTGAATCATAAAAGGAAAAGACACCTTGATATGAAGCCAACTGCTAAGCAAATCCTTGAATATACTGCTACTGTTTTGGGGCAAATGAGCAACTCCCACCCAGTACGAAGAAACTCGCTAAACTCATcccaagaagaagagagaaagttGTTTTACTGCCAGCATTGTGACTATGACAATCCGACAGTAAGGGGGGTTTTGAATCATCAAAAATTAAGACATAGTGATCTGAAGGGAACTGCGGATCAGGTTGTCAGGTATACTGCAATTGTTCCCGGCCCAAATAAAAAATCAACAATGCAACAGCCTAACAGGTCCTCCATGAAAGCCTCACAATCTCGCAAGCAGAAAGCTGCACTGCTCAGGTCCTTGAAGTGCCGCAAATGCTCTTACACAACTCCCCATATATATCTTTTGAAAAGACATCTGAGGAATAACCACCAAGAGAAAGCCCCGATCACTACGATTATACATTGGGCTTACCAAGATGGCCATTTACAGGAAGGTTATCACTGTGAGTGGTGTGCTTGTTCACATACTGATGCGAAGGGACTCCTCCGGCACTACCGGCAACGTCATCCAGAAAAAAAAACTGGACTTGAATCCATCATCCTGAGGTTACATGCCGGCCCTAAGACTTCTCGATCTAAAAAAACGAAGCCTAACCCAGAACACAATGAAAAACATGATCAGATTATCCTCAGGTTTGGGGATGTTCCAAAGACCACTTCATCTTTTCAGACCGGAGGAGGTGACACACAAGTCTATCCATGCAGAGCGTGTCCCTTTAAGGCTACTTCCATGGGGGGTATAAGCAGCCACTACCATGCAGTTCATCCATGGTCTGTCAAGGAAGATGGGTCTGTGTTAGATGTCATTAGTAGTAGGCAGACCCAAGAACCGGAGGTCCATGAACAGCTTGATGTTCATGAAACCTTGAGTTCAAGCGAGACATATAGGTGCCCTGTCTGTTCCGGAGAGTTCAACACCCTCCATGGTATGTCTACTCATTGTGGAAAGAAACATCCGGAATATGATTTGAAAGTCCATGAACAGCTTGGTGTTCATGAAACTCCAAAGCCAAACCAGCGATATAGGTGCCCTGTCTGTTCCGGAGAGTTCAACAACCTCCATGGTATGTTAACTCATTGTGGTAAGAAACATCCGGAATATGATACATCAACTTATGAAAGGGAACCTGAAGCGGAACCTAGTACAAGTGAGGGGACTCTGGTATTCAAGTGTTCAATCTGTCCGTATGTGAACTCTCACGCTCATGGTGTTCTAACTCACTGCCAGATGAGGCATCCAGCCGTCAAAGCCAGAACTGAGAGACTTGAACAAGAAATTGTGCACTTCACTGACCCAAATGAATGCCTGAAAGTCCGATCGGGTAAGCGGATGGGATTGGCAGGCTTCCGGTGCAATATGTGTCCAGTCATCCATGCAAAATTCAAGAAGTTGAAGGCTCACTATGAGATGGATCACAAACGATCTGCCGCAAATATATTCAAACCGGCTTTGAAACAATCCGCTGCCATTAAAAAACAATTGCTCTCCAAATACAGAGGCTCCCAGACCTCAATTGCCCAGGCTGCCATTTTAAAAAATGGGAAATCCATAGTCAAGTGCCACCTTTGCAAGTACCTTTGCGCCACTAAAAAGGGCCTTGCCTGTCATCTTCGCATTAACCACAGTACAGTGGCTCCAATTGAGGGCAAAGAGTTTTCCTACAAGTGTGCACTATGCTCGTATACAACTTTGATTTGTAAATACCTTGCAGCCCACTATAGGAGGCAACATGGCAATGCTGCTTTCACCAACCACTTTGTTCCAGCATTCAGACCTCACCGAGTTCTTCTAAACTCACCGGACCATAAGGCTTCTTTGAGTCAGGAAACCAAATCACCTGGTGAGAAGATAAGCTGTTCTCGCTGTTTTTTCCAATGTCTTAGTGAAAAAGGGCTGGTCTCCCATTATGCGATTTGCCACCCAGGAGTCTCTCCCAGCAAGCACAAATCTAGCAAACTTAGCCCGAATAACACAGTGCAGTCTCCCCCCAAGCCTAGAAATCATCCCCAGCAACATAAACCTGTATGCAAATTATTTGATCCACAATGTGAGAAAGGCAAAGCATTGCTTCCAGTTAAATGCAAGAAATGCGTTAAGTTATCTTTCAACTCAAATCTGCTGCTAAGTATCCACTACACCAATTTCCACAATGAAGATTTCACACAGGACTTCACTATACTTTCAAAGACTTCAGAGGATGGCACAGAGTTCTACAGATGTGGATACTGTAACCTCCAAATCCAGGGCAGTGCGGATCTCTGCTCCCATCTCGACCATCATAATGAGGAGTTTCAGAAGCTGACAAATGGACAGAAGAGGAAACAACGCCTCAGTGACCCACCGCCAAAGACCAAGCCTGTTAAG GAAAGACAAGAACTGCCCGAGGTTCTGACAGCAGAAGAATCGGACAGTCATTGGATTGTGACACAGGTGGAATCTGTTACAACAGGGATGGGTCCACTGGTGTCCCCTTCCCCTGTCCCATCGACAACAGAACCAGAGGGGGGGTCAGTAGGAGAGGAGTGCAGCCACTGCGGGCGAACTTTCATGTCTTTGAAAGGTTTACGCTCACATGAGCGGAGCCATGCAGCTACAGCAGCACTCAAACGGCTGGACAATGTACCTCATCAACAGAAGCAGAT GTTTGACCGCCATATTAGACATCGACCCGGGACCACCAGACCCTTCCACTGTGGGCTCTGTCGTTACAGAACTACCATATTGAGCCTCTTGAAGAATCATCTGCTCAAAGTACATGGCG CTCAGGACCCATCCAAGAACCTCCCTTCCTCCGTGACCGGTAGcgagaacaaggaacacaccctGAGGGCCGCTGAAGAGACCCAGAACCTGCTAGAACCTCAAGAAGGCAACCAAATGTCTGATGATTCTGAGGAATCAGACCTCACTGAAA AACCAGTATACTCGGAGCCCCCAGATGTCCAGAGGCAGCTCATCCACTACAGGCAGGTGGCTCAGGCCAAGGCCTCCAGCAGCCCTCCAAGCCCACAGACCACCAGCACCACTCAAGATGGCTTACTCGTCTGTGAGTTTTGTATCTACACCTCAACACACATCAAGAGTATGCGTCGACACTACATAAATCGCCACAATGGGAAAAGGCTTGTGAGGTGCAAGGACTGCTCATTTTTCACAGGCTTCAG GAAGAAGTTGGATATGCACATAGAGACGGCACATGCCGGTAGCCCAACAGAAGCTCCTAAGGAGCTACACTGCCCTCTCTGTCTTTACCACACCAAAAACAAAAACCGCATGATCGACCACATTGTCCTCCATCGTG agcaGCCAGTGGCCCCTATAGAGGTGCGTCGTCCGACGCTGTCACGTTATCTCGAGGGCATCGTGTTCCGCTGCCACAAGTGCACCTTCACCAGTTCCAGTGACAAGAAACTGCTACTGCACATGCTCAAGCACGACGATATCAAGCCCTACAAATGCAGACTGTGCTACTTCGACTGCACACAGCTGAGCGAGTTGGAGGCACACCTGTGCGATAAACACCAG GTTGTGAGGAACCATGAGCTGGTGGGACAGGTCCATCTGGAGGAACTGGAAACAAGACTGAGCAGAGTCAACGGGGAGGGAGAACAATTCATGAACTGTGAGGAGACCCAAGGGCAACAAGATGAGGTGAACAAAGATGGCAATAAGGAGGTGGCAGAGAACACAGCCCAAAACAGTGAATTCCAGGATTTTAGTAATGACGAGAACCAAGAGGGACAATATAAGCAATCCCATGAGAAGGTAGAGGAACATTTAATGGACTGTGAGGAGGAGAACCaagaacctggagagatggacataGAAGAACAAAACATCCAATATCATGAGATGCCAGTGCTTAAAGATGAAGCCTGCAACTATCACAAGATGCCAGTGCTTGAAAATGAAGAGGGCAAAGAGGAAATGCACAGTAATCATGGTGCGACACAGGAAAATGAGGAGGAGGCAGTGAAGACTGACCATCTAAAACCTGAGTGCGATAATAAACCGGAGCAAGGGTCTGAACAGGATGAAAAATATGAAGAAAGCCCCAAGAGTGGCGAGAAGCAAGATCACGAAGTGGAGGAAAACAACAAGGAAAATGGCAACATATCTTCACCAAAAG ATGCCGCCACTACCCTAAAGATGATTCCAGTGACCAGAAATGAGAAAGCACTTTCCTGTGAGCTCTGTGGCCGGACTCTCATGAACAGCACTGACCTGGAACGGCATGTGATGCGCCATGGCTTGTAA